In Halalkalibaculum roseum, a single window of DNA contains:
- a CDS encoding FIST signal transduction protein, whose translation MIAKSIKGTSQEEIQTSLQESMRDGFTPTLAIVFMSVSRDRQAVSRMLDQKGITVFGSTTNGEFIDETPESKSIVVLLLDMNPENFRIYHGEFESDNYRQTAAWLAGEAMKEYSDVGFLLAISGAATDGEQVLLGLQDEAGEEVNAFGGAAADDYKFEETFVFTNNWENNKGIILMAIDQSKVKMKGIATCGWKAVGTEKTVTKSEGNHVFTIDGSPALDITTRYGGLENITPENKDVMVELAANFPLQLQKEKGDPVMRPPLVVDWDDHSYYTSGTVPQGSKIRFSVPPDWDVMEKVVKGVQNLKDSEMPEADALVVFSCGGRILSFGPMMNAELEGIKEVWNVPMAGMFSNAELGRMSGGNLEMHNLTTCCVALKEE comes from the coding sequence ATGATCGCAAAATCCATTAAAGGTACATCTCAGGAGGAAATACAGACCTCACTTCAGGAAAGTATGCGTGACGGGTTTACTCCTACCCTGGCGATCGTATTTATGTCCGTCTCCCGTGACAGACAAGCAGTTTCCCGAATGCTTGATCAAAAAGGGATTACCGTATTCGGCTCAACCACCAATGGAGAGTTCATTGACGAAACACCGGAATCTAAATCTATTGTCGTTCTTCTCCTCGACATGAACCCCGAAAACTTCAGGATTTATCACGGGGAGTTTGAATCAGACAATTATCGCCAAACAGCCGCTTGGCTGGCCGGGGAGGCTATGAAAGAGTATTCGGATGTGGGGTTCCTGCTGGCTATCAGCGGTGCGGCCACTGATGGTGAACAGGTATTGTTAGGATTGCAGGATGAAGCCGGCGAAGAGGTCAACGCCTTTGGAGGAGCCGCCGCGGATGACTACAAGTTTGAGGAAACCTTTGTATTTACCAATAACTGGGAAAACAACAAAGGGATCATATTGATGGCTATTGATCAGTCGAAAGTAAAAATGAAAGGGATTGCCACCTGTGGCTGGAAAGCCGTGGGTACAGAAAAGACCGTGACCAAAAGCGAGGGCAATCACGTATTTACTATAGACGGATCCCCTGCACTGGACATTACTACCAGGTACGGCGGTCTTGAAAATATAACGCCTGAGAATAAGGATGTTATGGTAGAGCTTGCTGCTAATTTTCCATTGCAATTACAAAAGGAAAAAGGAGACCCGGTGATGCGTCCGCCTCTGGTTGTTGACTGGGATGACCACTCCTATTACACGAGCGGCACGGTACCTCAGGGTTCAAAAATTCGATTTTCGGTTCCGCCGGACTGGGATGTGATGGAAAAGGTGGTAAAAGGTGTTCAAAATCTGAAGGATTCTGAAATGCCCGAAGCCGATGCCCTGGTAGTATTCAGCTGCGGAGGCAGAATACTCTCCTTTGGACCTATGATGAATGCCGAATTAGAAGGTATCAAAGAGGTTTGGAATGTGCCCATGGCAGGCATGTTTTCCAATGCCGAATTGGGAAGAATGTCAGGCGGTAACCTGGAGATGCACAACCTAACTACGTGCTGTGTAGCACTTAAAGAGGAGTGA
- a CDS encoding EthD family reductase: MKTGMIKVSVLYPNKEGKSFDMDYYLSKHLPLVSKTLGTALQDSSYEKGLASTEPDTPARYVAIANLYFKSMEEFGEAFEKAAPTLMADLPNFTDIEPVGQISEIVG, from the coding sequence ATGAAAACAGGAATGATTAAGGTAAGTGTACTTTATCCCAACAAGGAAGGCAAATCGTTTGATATGGACTATTATCTGAGCAAACATCTGCCATTGGTGTCAAAAACATTGGGTACGGCTCTTCAGGATTCCAGCTATGAAAAGGGACTTGCATCAACAGAACCGGATACGCCGGCCCGGTATGTAGCTATCGCTAACCTCTACTTCAAATCAATGGAAGAGTTTGGAGAAGCTTTTGAAAAAGCTGCACCGACATTGATGGCCGACCTACCCAACTTTACCGATATTGAACCGGTTGGACAGATCAGTGAAATTGTAGGTTGA
- a CDS encoding FIST signal transduction protein, which yields MKAKTITDKSVEAIRSALEQEMANGYKPSLGVVFVPSGFDSSGIAKMLDEFDITVFGANTPDLFTDRGITNDEGTVLLMDLDPEYFRLEIKPIPTGDYESAVNVAQNIARLGSERFERPAFIVSVSQMDVPGEAIAEGFLSGAGEDVTLMGGISGGKPFWANHIVFNNHEQYQHGIICLIIDQDHVEVNGLAVSGWKPAGTLKTVTESEGNWVYTIDDEPALDVLLRFTGADVDLDDNDDLLRQIGNPHPLQVTPKEGNPVMKPPIQVKPETGAILCGGQIPEGSKIRFSLPPDFDIVETVIESAQSVKDQKLPKADALLIFSCIGRQMTLGPLVDDEINGLNDVWKVPMAGYFSLGEFGSVEGGTATFHGTTCSWVTLTEKQPTK from the coding sequence ATGAAAGCAAAAACAATCACAGATAAATCAGTAGAAGCCATTCGATCTGCTCTCGAACAGGAAATGGCAAATGGCTATAAACCGTCGTTGGGAGTGGTTTTCGTACCATCCGGTTTCGATTCATCGGGTATTGCCAAAATGCTTGACGAATTCGATATCACAGTTTTCGGAGCCAATACACCGGATCTTTTTACAGACCGGGGGATAACCAATGATGAAGGCACCGTCCTGTTAATGGACCTTGATCCTGAATATTTCAGGCTTGAAATCAAGCCTATTCCCACAGGTGATTATGAATCCGCAGTCAACGTCGCTCAGAATATAGCCCGGTTGGGATCTGAAAGGTTTGAACGACCTGCTTTCATCGTCTCTGTTTCACAGATGGACGTACCCGGGGAGGCCATTGCTGAAGGGTTTTTGTCGGGAGCCGGTGAGGACGTCACTCTCATGGGGGGCATCTCAGGCGGAAAACCTTTCTGGGCAAACCACATTGTTTTTAACAACCATGAACAATACCAGCATGGGATCATTTGCCTCATCATAGATCAGGATCACGTTGAAGTCAACGGTCTTGCCGTCTCCGGATGGAAACCGGCCGGAACCCTGAAAACCGTGACCGAAAGTGAAGGCAACTGGGTCTATACCATTGATGATGAACCGGCTTTGGATGTACTGTTACGCTTTACCGGAGCTGACGTCGATCTGGATGACAATGACGATCTGTTAAGGCAAATTGGAAACCCCCATCCTCTCCAGGTGACTCCAAAGGAAGGCAACCCGGTCATGAAACCGCCAATACAGGTCAAACCGGAAACCGGTGCAATTTTATGCGGTGGACAAATTCCTGAGGGATCAAAAATACGTTTTTCCCTCCCCCCTGATTTTGATATTGTCGAAACTGTGATTGAAAGTGCACAGTCCGTAAAAGATCAAAAATTACCAAAAGCAGATGCTTTATTGATTTTTTCTTGCATAGGCCGGCAAATGACCCTTGGACCTCTGGTGGATGATGAAATTAATGGCTTAAATGATGTATGGAAGGTACCGATGGCAGGGTATTTTAGCCTTGGTGAATTCGGTTCAGTAGAAGGAGGAACAGCAACTTTCCACGGCACTACGTGTAGCTGGGTAACATTAACTGAAAAACAACCAACCAAATAA
- a CDS encoding DUF6616 family protein codes for MKVFIELCKARDAWLKLSLKERQDYVAQIGPVMEDLINRGAVIEAWGLNEDETDYKSEYNFFMVTKLPDDDMLKEFQSIVESAGWYDYFEQVNLSGSLMSPDEVIGKMLEL; via the coding sequence ATGAAAGTCTTTATTGAATTATGTAAGGCCAGGGATGCCTGGTTAAAGCTCTCACTCAAAGAGCGACAGGATTATGTAGCACAAATTGGCCCTGTGATGGAGGATCTTATTAATAGAGGAGCTGTTATTGAAGCCTGGGGTCTCAATGAAGACGAAACAGATTACAAGTCAGAATATAATTTCTTTATGGTCACCAAACTGCCCGATGACGATATGCTAAAGGAATTTCAATCAATTGTAGAGTCTGCAGGATGGTACGACTATTTTGAACAGGTGAATCTGTCCGGATCTCTGATGTCACCCGACGAAGTGATTGGCAAGATGCTTGAACTGTAA
- a CDS encoding FIST signal transduction protein, translating into MKSKSLFGSSTDEIRSVLNQCLTDGFKPTVAFLFTSIKQDSQDLCSIFKEKGIDIFGATSCGEFSDGHQGEEGIAVLLLDLNRDAYSILFEDIGNRTIEDTAKRIAVKSLKTFSNPSLILCSSGVDNNGELFDGTTLVHSLEKSLGEERIFFGGMAGDDMTLSGTRVFTHSRESDFGIVALVLDENKVSLYGMAITGWQPMGISRKVTKCNGKLLYTIDDKPAVEMYLKYLGKSEMTNNLDFDLLDELAFSYPFIVQRDESGETLVKSPMRIDHTENALVMDIEMQEGERFWFSMPPDLNISEEIIDEAVQIKSKLGENVNADALLIFSCAGRPPVLGPLVTMENEGLTEVWKSPMAGFFTYGEYGRTKNGRQHFHSTACCWVALKEKGAL; encoded by the coding sequence ATGAAATCGAAATCCCTATTTGGTAGCTCAACAGACGAAATTCGTTCTGTATTGAATCAATGCCTGACTGATGGGTTTAAACCTACAGTAGCCTTTCTTTTTACTTCAATAAAACAGGACAGCCAAGACCTTTGCAGCATCTTTAAAGAAAAGGGAATTGATATTTTTGGAGCCACATCCTGCGGTGAGTTCTCTGACGGTCACCAAGGAGAAGAGGGTATTGCCGTACTTCTCCTTGACCTGAACCGGGATGCATATTCCATTCTGTTCGAAGATATTGGAAACCGGACTATTGAGGATACAGCCAAAAGGATTGCAGTAAAATCCCTTAAAACATTTTCGAACCCATCTTTGATTCTTTGCAGTTCTGGTGTAGATAACAACGGTGAATTATTTGACGGCACGACACTGGTGCATAGCTTAGAAAAATCGCTTGGTGAAGAACGTATCTTTTTTGGAGGGATGGCAGGTGATGACATGACGTTATCGGGTACACGTGTTTTTACTCACAGCAGGGAATCTGATTTTGGCATAGTAGCTCTGGTTTTAGATGAGAATAAGGTATCATTGTATGGAATGGCCATTACCGGTTGGCAACCCATGGGCATTTCCAGAAAAGTGACCAAATGTAACGGCAAGCTGCTCTACACAATTGACGACAAACCCGCTGTGGAAATGTACCTAAAGTATTTGGGCAAGAGTGAAATGACAAATAATCTAGATTTCGACCTGCTGGATGAACTTGCTTTCAGCTATCCCTTTATCGTCCAGCGTGACGAAAGCGGCGAAACACTGGTAAAGTCACCCATGAGAATTGATCACACCGAAAATGCACTGGTTATGGACATCGAAATGCAGGAAGGTGAACGGTTTTGGTTTTCCATGCCACCCGACCTGAATATTTCAGAAGAGATTATTGATGAAGCTGTTCAAATTAAAAGTAAGTTGGGAGAAAATGTAAACGCGGATGCGCTGCTCATTTTTTCCTGTGCCGGAAGACCACCAGTACTTGGACCTTTAGTAACGATGGAAAATGAAGGACTCACTGAGGTGTGGAAAAGTCCTATGGCAGGCTTCTTTACCTACGGCGAATATGGTCGGACAAAAAACGGGAGACAACATTTTCACTCAACAGCCTGCTGCTGGGTGGCTTTAAAGGAAAAAGGAGCTCTCTAA
- a CDS encoding ATP-binding protein, with the protein MINIKEEHLNATYDILVNVALKNHPIEGIAGHIDDRFMAYGTAADERIFGLDGFTWMIERQWEEMNASKTEIRQLPVFRQVFNGGNSALIVEEIEMLMEEEPEIPPILLRLSTLLEYNGKRWIILHFHSSMADANTLEGSAWPIEELKRRNIELEKQVAEKTADIQLQKRELEIEAALERVRAQSMAMHKSEELVEVVRRINKEIKRLGIHFDTTQIITDFSDDLKDGFNDWVAVEGLDYLEKFHVPFINHPIISELFENAGNGIGFYADTYSKSEKNSLFDLLFEHSDFKRIPEERKDHILNAPGWVVNTIFFKNTWLQIARYSLNEFTGEEKEIFKRFGKVFSQAYTRFLDLKKAEEQARKAQIETALERVRAQSMAMHSSDELIEVVREIGKGIHELGIPLHYSQIFTDYTHDPKTGINLWVDAEEQNYLKKFHLPYIDHFITQKFYNPLNEGLEFFGNQFSKSDKDSYFKLLFEKSDLKRIPEKRKELIFDATGWTRFTVVQDKSSLNFGRYNLDAFTDEEKEIFIRFGKVFGQAYTRFLDLEKAEEQAREAQIQLALERVRARTMAMHNSFELGEVASVLFEQIGSLTSTPDRFNIGIINEEQEYVELWLTDQKGHEITTKFVAHPKNSPIIAKIFQEWKSDASFNILDLHGERLENWVRYIGGEVGVPFRKDSVKDHRYITSVPFSHGFIGITTHQEPDPESIPILERFAKVFQQTYTRFLDLQKAEHQARESEIQLALERVRSKSMAMHKSEELADLSLELVKQVQALGIETWFCAFNIYEDHPEGSMEWGSNGEDTFPKYRTPREGIFLRYYEAGQRGEILLINEIGEEECPAHYDYLCSLPGVGEQLLKMKDHGISFPTSQIDHVAYFKYGYIIFITYEAVPEAHDIFMRFAKVFEQSYTRFLDIKRAEEQAREAKIEASLERVRARSMSMQKTDELHDVLSVLFEQFYVLGIEPVNVFLSLFDKEKRTLTYRATGTGGSRTQGQQVVSLDSLDVWRELFEKWKNDNSDSVEVIYYEKEILPTLFGLLDETFSAMPEDERMTMDQFPEGGYTAHGYTPFGYIGFNHTRPPTSEDKAILTKFASEFSRVYQRFLDIEKAEAQAREAEIEASLERVRSKGMAMNSTEEIESATAIVFKELKKLGIDMDRCGIILFGDTPVAELWSTTSGQKDKEDIDIITGHLDFSVHPLLQQVYEAWLKRREFSSYTLIGDEVRKYYSKLEKQPEYQFPKASHYPVKQIVQTFLFEEGVIFVFTREALSDDEKQIFQRFTRVFAQTYTRFLDLQRAEKQAREAQIEAALERVRAHSMGMHRSEELINVVRGIGNGLSDLGIKVDQTNILTDYTSDPKDSFNVWTDVSDQNYLEKFHVPYIDHQITIKFFEELNRGTNFYSEKYSKTQKNSFLKLLFEHSDIKKIPKERKDLILEATGYVRFTVIFKNTSLLYGRFNLKEFSQEEKDIFKRFAKVFQQSYVRFLDLKKAEEQAREAKIEAALERVRSRTMGMQQSSELSDVGNLLFQQITQLGIDAEGSWFWFIEPDTETLEIWVTVDGKLAEPITVSGSDFWTFEKEIKGWKKGEPYLKLTMPSEEAREIVYNFFGIELSDQKESSTYHLLQVRHDYGFLGLGTWQEATDEEIRICSRFTKVFEQTYTRFLDLQKAEKLAVESSRQASLDRIRAEIASMRSAEDLQQITPIIWDELKTLDIPFIRCGVFIMDEENQLSHTYLSTSQGDPIAALHLPVEGISLVEQISNAWEKQEVYTVHWDEQDFRDWTQSLIEKGFIDSQKKYEAGSAPKSLDLHFLPFKHGMLYIGNTKSLDRKSLDLSQSLADAFSVAYDRYEDFNKLEHAKKKIEEAFQELEAAQDQLVQQEKLASLGQLTAGIAHEIKNPLNFVNNFSDLSVELIQEAREEIELVGTYYNTSLPDNVLDELSAILDNIEMNLRKIHEHGSRADSIVKSMLEHSKGGSGKREPTDLNALVREFSNLSFHGMRASKQPINVDIDLQLDSSIAKVPLIAEDFSRVIVNLCTNAFDAMREKLSADGQQQSNTNENHYEARLTIKTYQKDANIFLEIEDNGPGIPEEIKDKIMQPFFTTKKGTAGTGLGLSITNDIIKAQGGFLNLRSTENRGTIFTIQLPT; encoded by the coding sequence ATGATAAACATTAAGGAAGAACATCTTAACGCAACCTACGACATCCTTGTCAATGTCGCGCTGAAGAATCATCCGATCGAAGGGATTGCCGGCCATATCGACGATCGTTTTATGGCTTACGGTACGGCCGCCGATGAGAGAATTTTTGGCTTGGATGGGTTCACCTGGATGATTGAACGACAATGGGAAGAGATGAATGCATCCAAGACAGAAATACGACAGCTTCCCGTATTCAGGCAAGTCTTTAATGGTGGCAATTCCGCCCTGATTGTTGAAGAGATTGAAATGCTGATGGAGGAAGAGCCGGAAATCCCGCCAATACTCTTAAGACTATCGACCCTGCTCGAGTATAACGGTAAAAGATGGATCATCCTGCACTTTCACAGTTCGATGGCCGATGCCAACACCCTGGAGGGCAGTGCCTGGCCCATAGAAGAGCTCAAACGCAGAAATATAGAACTGGAGAAACAAGTTGCAGAAAAAACTGCCGATATTCAGCTGCAAAAGCGGGAGCTGGAGATAGAGGCAGCCCTTGAACGTGTCAGGGCTCAATCGATGGCTATGCATAAAAGTGAAGAGTTGGTAGAAGTGGTTCGACGAATCAACAAGGAAATAAAGAGGTTGGGGATTCATTTTGACACCACTCAAATTATTACTGACTTCTCTGACGATCTAAAGGACGGCTTTAACGACTGGGTTGCCGTTGAAGGCCTTGATTATCTTGAAAAGTTTCATGTTCCATTTATAAATCATCCAATCATCTCAGAACTGTTTGAAAATGCTGGAAATGGTATTGGTTTTTATGCGGATACATATTCAAAGTCAGAAAAAAATTCGCTTTTCGATTTGTTGTTTGAGCATTCCGATTTTAAAAGAATTCCTGAAGAGAGAAAGGACCATATTTTAAATGCTCCCGGTTGGGTAGTAAATACCATTTTTTTCAAAAATACGTGGTTGCAGATTGCCCGATATAGCCTCAATGAGTTTACAGGGGAAGAAAAAGAAATTTTTAAACGCTTTGGAAAAGTTTTTAGCCAAGCCTACACCCGTTTTCTTGATTTGAAGAAAGCCGAAGAACAGGCACGCAAAGCTCAGATAGAAACCGCATTGGAACGAGTTCGTGCCCAGTCGATGGCGATGCATAGTAGTGATGAATTAATTGAAGTCGTCAGGGAAATCGGAAAGGGAATTCACGAACTGGGGATACCGCTCCACTATTCTCAAATTTTTACTGACTATACACATGACCCCAAAACGGGAATAAATCTCTGGGTGGATGCTGAGGAGCAAAATTACCTCAAAAAATTCCATCTTCCGTATATCGACCATTTTATCACACAAAAATTCTATAACCCATTAAATGAGGGACTGGAATTTTTTGGTAATCAATTTTCAAAGTCTGATAAGGACAGCTATTTCAAACTATTGTTTGAAAAGTCTGACTTAAAAAGGATTCCGGAAAAAAGAAAAGAACTGATTTTTGATGCTACCGGGTGGACACGCTTTACAGTAGTACAGGATAAATCCTCTCTGAATTTTGGTCGTTACAACCTGGATGCCTTCACGGATGAAGAAAAAGAAATTTTCATACGATTTGGAAAGGTTTTTGGGCAGGCCTACACCCGTTTTCTGGACCTAGAAAAAGCGGAAGAACAGGCACGGGAAGCTCAGATCCAGCTTGCCCTCGAAAGAGTGCGTGCCCGAACCATGGCCATGCATAACAGTTTCGAGCTTGGAGAGGTTGCTTCGGTTCTGTTTGAACAGATCGGTTCCCTGACGTCTACACCCGATCGATTCAACATTGGAATTATCAATGAAGAACAGGAATACGTGGAACTATGGCTCACGGATCAAAAAGGGCATGAAATAACTACAAAGTTCGTAGCACATCCTAAGAACTCTCCGATCATTGCGAAAATATTTCAGGAGTGGAAAAGTGATGCAAGCTTCAACATCCTGGACCTCCACGGAGAACGATTGGAAAACTGGGTCCGCTACATAGGAGGTGAAGTGGGCGTCCCATTCAGAAAAGATAGCGTAAAGGATCATCGATACATCACGAGTGTGCCTTTTTCCCATGGTTTTATCGGAATCACGACTCATCAGGAACCGGATCCTGAATCCATACCTATTCTAGAACGGTTTGCAAAGGTATTCCAACAAACTTACACCCGCTTCCTCGACCTGCAAAAAGCAGAGCATCAGGCGCGGGAGTCTGAAATTCAGTTGGCACTGGAAAGAGTTCGATCTAAAAGTATGGCCATGCACAAAAGTGAAGAGCTGGCCGATCTTTCTCTTGAATTGGTTAAGCAGGTACAGGCGCTCGGTATAGAAACCTGGTTTTGTGCCTTTAACATCTATGAAGATCATCCGGAAGGGTCCATGGAATGGGGTAGCAATGGAGAGGATACCTTCCCAAAATACCGGACACCTCGAGAAGGCATCTTTTTACGCTACTATGAGGCGGGACAACGCGGTGAGATTCTCCTGATTAATGAGATCGGCGAAGAGGAGTGTCCCGCTCATTATGACTATCTATGCAGCTTGCCGGGCGTTGGAGAACAGCTGCTGAAAATGAAAGATCATGGTATTTCCTTTCCAACCTCACAAATTGACCATGTAGCTTATTTCAAGTATGGATACATCATCTTTATAACCTATGAGGCCGTCCCGGAAGCCCATGACATTTTCATGCGCTTTGCCAAGGTCTTTGAACAGTCCTACACACGGTTTCTGGATATCAAACGGGCAGAAGAACAAGCCCGGGAAGCCAAAATCGAAGCGTCCCTGGAGCGGGTGAGGGCTCGTTCCATGTCCATGCAAAAAACGGATGAATTGCATGATGTGCTGAGTGTTTTGTTTGAACAGTTTTATGTATTGGGAATTGAACCGGTTAATGTTTTCCTAAGCTTATTTGACAAAGAGAAGCGAACCCTTACCTACCGCGCCACCGGCACCGGGGGAAGCAGAACGCAGGGACAACAGGTGGTGAGTTTAGACAGCCTTGATGTGTGGAGAGAACTTTTTGAAAAATGGAAGAATGACAACTCCGATTCTGTTGAGGTGATCTATTACGAAAAAGAGATTCTTCCTACGCTATTCGGGCTGTTAGATGAAACATTTTCTGCCATGCCCGAGGATGAGAGAATGACGATGGATCAATTTCCTGAGGGCGGCTACACGGCTCACGGTTATACTCCTTTTGGCTACATCGGCTTTAACCACACACGTCCCCCGACTTCTGAGGATAAGGCTATACTGACCAAATTCGCCTCGGAGTTCAGCCGGGTTTACCAGCGATTCCTGGATATAGAAAAGGCGGAAGCCCAGGCGCGAGAAGCTGAGATCGAAGCGTCTCTTGAAAGGGTTCGTTCAAAAGGTATGGCCATGAACAGCACCGAGGAGATTGAATCGGCCACTGCGATCGTGTTCAAGGAGCTTAAGAAATTGGGAATTGATATGGATCGATGCGGGATCATTCTTTTCGGTGATACTCCCGTTGCAGAACTTTGGTCCACAACTTCCGGCCAGAAAGACAAAGAAGATATTGATATAATAACAGGACATTTGGATTTCAGTGTTCACCCGTTGTTGCAGCAAGTATACGAGGCGTGGTTAAAAAGAAGGGAGTTTTCAAGCTATACGTTAATCGGGGATGAAGTACGAAAGTACTATTCCAAGCTTGAAAAGCAGCCAGAGTATCAATTTCCCAAGGCATCTCATTACCCTGTCAAACAAATTGTTCAAACCTTTTTATTTGAGGAGGGAGTAATTTTTGTCTTTACCAGAGAAGCGCTATCTGATGATGAAAAACAAATCTTCCAACGGTTTACCAGGGTATTTGCGCAAACCTACACCCGATTCCTCGACCTGCAAAGAGCCGAAAAACAGGCCCGGGAGGCTCAGATTGAAGCGGCATTGGAGCGAGTTCGAGCACATTCAATGGGAATGCATCGAAGTGAGGAATTGATAAATGTTGTTCGTGGGATTGGAAATGGTTTGAGTGACCTTGGTATAAAAGTAGATCAAACAAATATTTTAACAGATTATACCTCTGACCCAAAAGATAGCTTTAATGTTTGGACCGATGTCTCCGACCAGAACTATCTTGAGAAATTTCATGTCCCCTACATAGATCATCAAATAACTATTAAATTTTTTGAAGAGTTAAATAGAGGGACCAATTTTTATTCAGAAAAATATTCAAAAACCCAAAAAAACTCTTTTCTGAAATTACTATTCGAGCATTCAGATATAAAAAAGATACCCAAAGAAAGAAAAGATTTAATTTTAGAAGCCACGGGTTACGTTCGGTTTACAGTTATTTTTAAAAATACTAGTCTGTTGTATGGGCGGTTTAATCTGAAAGAGTTTAGTCAAGAAGAGAAGGATATATTTAAGCGTTTCGCTAAAGTCTTTCAACAGTCCTATGTTCGTTTTTTGGATCTAAAAAAAGCCGAAGAACAGGCCCGCGAAGCTAAAATTGAAGCAGCCCTGGAACGTGTGCGCAGCCGTACGATGGGCATGCAGCAAAGTTCAGAACTCTCTGATGTTGGGAACCTGTTATTCCAGCAAATAACACAGCTCGGTATTGATGCGGAAGGATCCTGGTTCTGGTTTATTGAACCCGATACCGAAACACTGGAAATCTGGGTTACCGTTGATGGCAAACTGGCTGAACCCATCACCGTTTCGGGAAGCGATTTTTGGACCTTCGAGAAAGAAATTAAGGGATGGAAGAAAGGGGAACCTTACCTCAAGCTAACCATGCCCTCTGAAGAGGCCAGGGAAATTGTATACAATTTCTTCGGGATTGAGCTTTCAGATCAAAAAGAGTCATCTACGTATCACCTGCTCCAGGTTCGTCATGATTACGGCTTTCTCGGTTTGGGCACCTGGCAAGAAGCTACTGACGAAGAGATTCGTATTTGTTCTCGTTTCACAAAAGTTTTTGAACAAACCTACACCCGATTCCTTGACCTCCAGAAAGCGGAAAAACTGGCCGTTGAATCCTCGCGTCAGGCCTCACTCGACCGAATACGGGCGGAGATTGCCTCCATGCGAAGCGCCGAGGATTTACAGCAAATCACCCCCATCATCTGGGATGAGCTTAAGACCCTGGATATACCTTTTATTCGCTGTGGCGTGTTCATCATGGATGAGGAGAATCAGCTGAGTCATACGTATCTAAGTACCTCCCAGGGTGATCCGATTGCCGCCCTGCACTTGCCGGTGGAAGGTATTTCTCTTGTGGAACAGATCAGTAATGCCTGGGAAAAACAAGAAGTGTACACCGTTCACTGGGACGAACAGGATTTTCGGGATTGGACTCAAAGTCTGATTGAAAAGGGGTTCATTGATTCCCAGAAAAAATACGAGGCCGGCTCCGCACCAAAGAGTCTAGACCTGCATTTTCTACCTTTTAAACACGGCATGCTCTACATTGGAAATACGAAATCGCTTGATCGGAAAAGCCTTGACCTCAGCCAATCCCTGGCAGATGCTTTTTCTGTGGCTTATGACCGGTATGAGGATTTCAACAAACTGGAACATGCCAAGAAAAAAATTGAAGAGGCCTTTCAGGAACTGGAAGCCGCCCAGGATCAGCTTGTACAGCAGGAAAAGCTGGCTTCCCTGGGACAGCTCACAGCCGGCATCGCCCATGAGATCAAGAATCCTCTGAATTTTGTAAATAATTTTTCGGATTTGTCCGTCGAATTGATTCAGGAAGCCCGTGAAGAAATCGAATTGGTAGGGACGTATTATAATACGTCCCTACCGGATAATGTGCTCGACGAACTTTCTGCTATCCTTGACAACATCGAGATGAATCTCCGGAAAATCCACGAACACGGCAGCCGCGCCGACAGTATCGTTAAATCGATGCTGGAGCATAGCAAGGGCGGTTCCGGCAAACGGGAGCCGACCGACCTGAATGCCCTGGTCAGGGAGTTTTCCAACCTCTCTTTTCACGGGATGCGGGCGAGCAAGCAGCCCATCAACGTAGATATTGACCTGCAGCTGGATTCCTCGATTGCAAAGGTACCTTTGATTGCCGAAGACTTTAGTCGGGTGATTGTTAACCTGTGTACCAATGCCTTTGATGCGATGAGGGAGAAGTTGTCAGCTGACGGCCAACAGCAATCGAATACTAATGAAAATCACTATGAGGCCAGACTTACGATTAAAACCTATCAAAAGGACGCAAATATCTTCCTGGAAATCGAGGATAACGGACCGGGCATTCCAGAGGAGATCAAGGATAAAATTATGCAACCTTTCTTTACTACCAAAAAAGGGACGGCAGGTACCGGCCTTGGACTAAGCATTACCAATGATATCATTAAAGCACAGGGGGGATTTTTAAACTTGCGTTCCACAGAGAACAGAGGTACAATTTTCACAATCCAATTACCTACATGA
- a CDS encoding VOC family protein: protein MTFHHIGIPTTEKFEGEIDLPHLKMTVSDHENNPYGIQWQRYWEDAPYPDLVKTVTHVAFEVEDLDGELQGKNVLIPPNSPNNGLRVAFIEVNGAPVELMEYE, encoded by the coding sequence ATGACCTTTCATCATATCGGCATACCTACAACAGAAAAGTTCGAGGGTGAGATAGATTTACCCCATTTAAAGATGACGGTCTCAGATCATGAGAATAATCCCTATGGCATTCAGTGGCAACGATACTGGGAAGATGCTCCCTATCCCGATTTGGTAAAGACCGTAACCCACGTAGCTTTTGAGGTTGAAGATCTGGATGGTGAACTGCAAGGTAAAAATGTATTGATCCCGCCGAACTCACCCAACAATGGTCTGAGGGTTGCATTTATCGAAGTCAATGGAGCACCCGTGGAATTAATGGAGTACGAATAA